The following proteins come from a genomic window of Alnus glutinosa chromosome 10, dhAlnGlut1.1, whole genome shotgun sequence:
- the LOC133880715 gene encoding ubiquitin-like-conjugating enzyme ATG10 isoform X3: MDILSWNGTLSSSDFRLAACAFMEKWKSVMSAFPPWSWVTCAKQPWVASHDVEGYLSLENIILRSIEEEHDELSCPQKEETSCSEKEEPIDIATLSNCSKVPYYDLHIIYSASYRVPVLFFRAYYSDGEPLGFNEIEKDLPAHSAKALLDSKWTYITQEEHPYLNRPWFKLHPCGTSEWMKLLFHADVSVPKNGVAIELYVVSWLSVVGQVVGLRIPLEMLNQL, translated from the exons ATGGATATTTTATCATGGAATGGAACCCTCTCATCAAGTGATTTTCGTCTTGCTGCTTGTGCTTTTATGGAGAAATGGAAAAGCGTTATGTCAGCTTTCCCTCCGTGGTCATGGGTCACTTGTGCAAAACAACCTTGGGTTGCTTCTCATGAT gTGGAAGGATACTTGTCATTGGAGAACATAATTCTCAGGTCAATTGAG GAGGAACATGATGAACTAAGTTGCCCTCAGAAAGAAGAGACAAGTTGCTCTGAGAAAGAGGAACCCATCGATATTGCCACCTTA AGCAATTGCAGCAAAGTACCTTACTATGATCTCCATATAATATATAGTGCTTCATACAGAGTTCCAGTGCTATTTTTTCGTGCTTACTACAGTG ATGGAGAACCTTTGGGGTTtaatgaaatagaaaaagacCTTCCTGCTCACTCTGCAAAAGCATTGTTGGATTCAAAATGGACGTACATAACCCAGGAG GAGCATCCATACTTGAACAGGCCATGGTTTAAATTACATCCATGTGGGACCAGTGAGTGGATGAAGCTGCTTTTTCATGCTGATGTTTCTGTGCCTAAAAATGGAGTGGCAATTGAACTCTATGTGGTTTCATGGCTCTCAGTCGTTGGGCAAGTGGTTGGTCTTAGAATCCCTCTCGAAATGCTGAATCAGCTATAA
- the LOC133880715 gene encoding ubiquitin-like-conjugating enzyme ATG10 isoform X1 produces MDILSWNGTLSSSDFRLAACAFMEKWKSVMSAFPPWSWVTCAKQPWVASHDVEGYLSLENIILRSIEEEHDELSCPQKEETSCSEKEEPIDIATLVQSNCSKVPYYDLHIIYSASYRVPVLFFRAYYSDGEPLGFNEIEKDLPAHSAKALLDSKWTYITQEEHPYLNRPWFKLHPCGTSEWMKLLFHADVSVPKNGVAIELYVVSWLSVVGQVVGLRIPLEMLNQL; encoded by the exons ATGGATATTTTATCATGGAATGGAACCCTCTCATCAAGTGATTTTCGTCTTGCTGCTTGTGCTTTTATGGAGAAATGGAAAAGCGTTATGTCAGCTTTCCCTCCGTGGTCATGGGTCACTTGTGCAAAACAACCTTGGGTTGCTTCTCATGAT gTGGAAGGATACTTGTCATTGGAGAACATAATTCTCAGGTCAATTGAG GAGGAACATGATGAACTAAGTTGCCCTCAGAAAGAAGAGACAAGTTGCTCTGAGAAAGAGGAACCCATCGATATTGCCACCTTA GTCCAGAGCAATTGCAGCAAAGTACCTTACTATGATCTCCATATAATATATAGTGCTTCATACAGAGTTCCAGTGCTATTTTTTCGTGCTTACTACAGTG ATGGAGAACCTTTGGGGTTtaatgaaatagaaaaagacCTTCCTGCTCACTCTGCAAAAGCATTGTTGGATTCAAAATGGACGTACATAACCCAGGAG GAGCATCCATACTTGAACAGGCCATGGTTTAAATTACATCCATGTGGGACCAGTGAGTGGATGAAGCTGCTTTTTCATGCTGATGTTTCTGTGCCTAAAAATGGAGTGGCAATTGAACTCTATGTGGTTTCATGGCTCTCAGTCGTTGGGCAAGTGGTTGGTCTTAGAATCCCTCTCGAAATGCTGAATCAGCTATAA